GAAAGTTTGAAATTGGTGCGAGAACTCGAAGGGGGCACGCCTACCGTGCGAAATGCCCTCCAACTCGAAGTGACAAAAAAGGAAGATATCATAtcaaagatgacgtcacagctCGACGGTCTTTACACGTCAGTATTTCCATTGACGTCTGGAACGTCATCATTGTCATTACCCTTCGCATCGAAAATCGCCGCACTTgtgaaattttttgaagaaaaaccgGAAGCGGACGGGAAACGCGGCTATTGGGCAGTTGtacgcgaacgcgacgcgcttctcgaacgcgtcgacgcgcagcgACGCGCCAACGAAACGCAGCTGAACGAAATGCGCgccaaaatcgaaaaagCGGAAGCGGAGCGCTTTCACACGTGCAACGAGGCAAAATCCTATTTGGCGTTGAAGGGAAAGTTAGAAGGGGAGGTCGCCGCCGGAACGGAAGTCATAATTCAGCTGAGAACGCGACTGGGTGATGTGGAGAGCGAATTGAAGCGGAGTCGCGCCGAGTGGGAGGTCGAGAGATGTCGCTACGTTCGGCTCATGTCGGAATTGACGGAGAAGTCTGAACACGGCGACCAAGGGCGAGTAGAAATTTTCAGATTAAATTTATTAGTAATACTTGGTGTAGGGCTGAGGGCAAATTGAGGAAAAGAGTGCGGGAATTAGAAGCAAAGGTAgacgttaattaataatagcTCCTATACTAATCACGTGCGTTTTTAGGTGGCTAGTTTGCAGTCAGAGGTGACCGAGCGTCGGCGCAAAAAACGTCAATATTGCTCTGAAATAACGAAGAAGGACAAAGAGGTAAAGGAACTGCGTTTGCTCTTGGGCGAATCCCTTCAGCAGATGATgaacgaaacggcgtcgtcttcgcgagaCGTTTCGCTAAATCCGaatcgatcacgtgactgGAAAGCGAGCCAATCGTCTCCCGCGatgcgcgtgacgtcaccctTATTTACGAGCACTCCGCAAAAGTATTGATTCATATAATTCTTTATTGCATTTAAAAATCCGTTTTATTCTACAGCTAGTTTTAGTCCGtgctatttcttttttctgtcgaAGGGATCCTGCCAGACTTTCATTCCTCCCGGCTGCGTTTCTTCGAGACTCTTTTCGTCCCGTATCGTTCGCTGTCGCTCGCGCCACTTTTCGGGATGAAGCTTCGGCTGGACGGCAATAGGATACAAGGCAATCGCTAGCAAGCCGGTTAGGCTTCCAATGAGAACAAGAGTCCTCTTCATTGCGAGTTTTAGCGCTGCGCTAGGCCTACTGGATGGGATATCGGTTTGGACGTTCTTTGATCGTTTTGCTGTGTTTTTGCATATCGGCGCCGTTCTTTTATTTGCAATTCTTATCGCCTGGCTGTTCGAAATCGTCCAAAGTCTGCGAACCGTGTCGTTCctcgacgaaaacgccgaaaCTTTCCCAGCATCGCTATCTCCTtctcatcgtcatcatcaccGGTCCGAATCAGGCGAAAGAACGCTCGACGATGCGACAGACGTGGCTTTCGAAAATCAACATCAATCGCAGCGAAATCGAATGGAAATTCGTCATGGGAACGATGGGCGCGACGCGcgatcaaatcgacgaacttcgcgccgaaaacgccgaaaacgacgatctAATCCTCTTCGAAAACTTCGCCGAAGGCTACACGAAACTGACGGAGAAAATGCTACACACGCTCACGTGGGCATcgaaatcaattaatttcgATTATTTATTCAAAGCCGATGACGACACGTTCGCGCGACTTCCGCTCTTGGTCAAAGCgttgcgtgggcgtggtcataGGAAACCGCCGCGACGCTTCTATTGGGGTTTCTTCGACGGGCGAGCGGCGGTGAAGAAGAGCGGTAAGTGGAAGGAAAGCGATTGGTTTCTCTGCGATCGATATTTGCCGCACGCGTTGGGCGGCGGCTACGTGCTCAGTTTCGATTTGGTTGACTTTATAGCGCGAAATCGCGACCTGTTGCAGGTGTATAGCAATGAGGACGTTGCCGTGGGCACGTGGCTCGCTGGACTCGACATCGAACGCTGGCACGATCGGCGTTTCGATACGGAGTACAAATCGCGCGGATGTCACGAATCGTTCATTGTTACTCATAAGCAATCGATTGACGATATGAAATCGAAGCAGAGATCTTTAGTAGATAGGGGGAAATTGTGCGATAAGGAGACGCTCGTGAGACCGTCGTACGAGTACGATTGGAAAGCGCTTCCGTCGCAATGCTGTCAGAGAAATCTGCCCTTACCTTGAATTAAGGTCTAAAGTATTAATTATATATGCGCGCACGTGTTTTCGCCGGGCGCGCGTGCGTATTTGTCGCTAGTTTCTCCACCTTTCTCCCGGGGAGTAATGGAGCGCGAGAAGCAATACGACGTTCGCGAGA
This is a stretch of genomic DNA from Oscarella lobularis chromosome 16, ooOscLobu1.1, whole genome shotgun sequence. It encodes these proteins:
- the LOC136196852 gene encoding beta-1,3-galactosyltransferase 6-like yields the protein MGYRFGRSLIVLLCFCISAPFFYLQFLSPGCSKSSKVCEPCRSSTKTPKLSQHRYLLLIVIITGPNQAKERSTMRQTWLSKININRSEIEWKFVMGTMGATRDQIDELRAENAENDDLILFENFAEGYTKLTEKMLHTLTWASKSINFDYLFKADDDTFARLPLLVKALRGRGHRKPPRRFYWGFFDGRAAVKKSGKWKESDWFLCDRYLPHALGGGYVLSFDLVDFIARNRDLLQVYSNEDVAVGTWLAGLDIERWHDRRFDTEYKSRGCHESFIVTHKQSIDDMKSKQRSLVDRGKLCDKETLVRPSYEYDWKALPSQCCQRNLPLP